GTATGGGGTCGCAACACCATAGCGGCCCTCTTGCTTTTCTTTTTATCCTCTAAACACTCAAAAGGCTTCGGGCAATGCTAGGATGTTAGCAGCTAAAGGCCCGTTTTAACGCTAAGCTAACAGAAACTAAAGGAGACGAAATGGCCGTAAGCATTGGGGATGCTTATTAAGACCGCAAGCTCAAACTTGTTTGAAAAAATTTTTTCCAAGATTACTTGACAGAGGTAAATCGTGGATCTAATATAAAGTCAACGAAAGACAAAGTCATAAAGGTGAGGTGAGGTACGATGACGATGTGGGATGAACTCTTCCGGCCATTGGAACAAATTGATTTTGTTCCGGCAACAAACATTGTGAAAAAGGACGACGAATTTGCTGTGGTCTTGGCGGTGCCAGGATACAGTGAAGAGCAATTGAGCTTGAGCATTGACGATAACGTTTTGGAGATTCGTGCTCAAGGCGGTGCGACGACTGATAACGAAGTGTACCTGCGCAGAGAAATTCGGCAATTACCTTTCCGGTACCGGGTGGAGTTGCCTGAAAGAGCTCAAGTTGATCACATTAGTGCGGAATTAAAGGCGGGATTGTTAACCGTCCGGATTCCGTTGCAAGGCAAAAAAGTAATTCCGGTCAAGATACACAGCGTCGACACAGCCAAGAGTTTGGAAGCCTAAGACCGCAATTAACCCCTGCCGAGATGTAGCAGGGGTTTTTCTTTCATCATTTGTGATATTTTAAAATGTCAAAGAGGGAGAATTTTCATGGGACTTAGCGCTTTAGGACCGTTAACATTAGAAGGCCAGGTGGTACGTCTTGAGCCTCTAAACATGACACATTTTTCAGGTCTTTTACAGGCGGCGCAAGATTCTCGTATTTGGCCTTGGCTTTCGATGGATTTGTCTGACAGCAAAACTTTGGAAAAATTTATCCGGCTAGCTATGGAACAGGAAAGGCGAAACTGGTCTTACACTTTTGCCGTCATCATGAAGGATTCAGGCCGTATTGTGGGCAGTACACGGTATTTGGATATTAGCCGTCATGACCGTACTTTGGAAATAGGCTGGACGTGGTATCACCCTTCGGTATGGGGAAGTAAGGTCAATCCTGAGTGCAAATACTTGTTGTTGCGACATGCGTTTGTAGAATGGGGAGCTATTCGAGTGGTTCTCAAAACCGATCACTTGAATCAGCATTCTCAGCGCGCCATCGAGAAATTAGGGGCGGTGTTTGAAGGACGATTGCGCAACCACCGCATCCGCCCCGACGGAAGCATTCGGGATACTCTGCTCTATAGCATTATCGATACCGAATGGCCTGCGGTCCGCGAAACGCTTCTTAGCCGTCTTGATGTGTCTGGGACAACGGTGTGAAAAAAGAACCCGCCACGGCAAGCACGCTCAACAGTGATAGGATGACAAAAAGTGTTTTGCTTGTGCTCAGTGTGCCTAACATGACAGAAAGGGTGGCTGCTGAGACAATCGCTCCCAGATAGCGTAATAACATATAGGTGCCTGCTATGGTGCCTGTATGGGCAGCGGGTACCGATTCAATCACGGCTTTTTGCAAGACCACATTATTTATGGCATAGCCAAATCCTAACAAAATCACGCCGCTAAGGAGCATGAAGATGGAGATCTGATCAAGATCGACCAAGAAAAAACTGCCTAATAGGGCAATACTTGTGCCCCATAATAAAGGGAGACGGCGGTGTGAACCTTGAGCAAAACGTCCACCCCATATGGATCCCACAGCCATGGCGGCCGACATGGCGAATAGGGCAAGCGCCGTATCCACTACACTCCAGTGCCGATAATCTTGTAAAAAGGTCGGAATGCCAAACAATCCGGCGTAAAAAACAACATTAAGGGTTACTGTCAACGCGCTATATAAGCTAAAAGACTGACTCCGAAACAGCTTGACGGGAATCACTGGATGCATGCTATGGTTCTCCACGATAATGAAGAGGATTGTGAAAAAGATAGCGGCCAGCAAATAGAGCCAGTCTGTTGAGTTTTTTATGCTGTTTGACCAGATGAGCCAAAGCACCATAGTCACAACAAATAACAGGGTCCCGGCTGCATCAAAATGCGTTAAAGCATGTAATGAGCCGCGGGACGTGGGCTTGACATAACGTAGTCCCATCCATAACAGTGCTGCGGTGAGGATGACTAAAGGAGCATTGAGCCAAAAAATGGCTCGCCAGTCAAAGGTTTTAACCAGAAATCCCCCAACCGTGGGGCCGATAGCAGCGGATATACCGATACTCATGCCGATCCATCCAAGAAACTGGCCTTGTTTTTCGCTTTGATAGAGGCGCACAAGACCAATGGCATTAGGATACAAGATGGACGTGGACACGGCTTGAATTACGCGCCATAAAACGAGTATGCCATAAAAGGGGGCGAAAGGCGCGCCCAAAGCCGTGATCAATAGTAAGCCAAGACCGAGATAAACCAGACGTTTATATCCTAAAATGTCACCGAGATCCCCTGCGATCGGTTGAGTAATGGCGCTTCCTAAGTAAAATCCGGAAATAATCCAAACGATGGCATGGGGTGTCAAATGAAATTGCCGTAAAATGTCGGGGATAGCAATCGAAATGGTTGAAGAATTGACGGCATTCAATGAAACACCCAGCAAGATGGCCAAAGTAAACGGCAAAGTATTGATTGAGTGCGAATTGGACGGGTTCGCGTGTTGATGTGATACAAAACGGTGTGCCATGACAAACCCTTTCCCGATGAGGATGTAGGCACGGTTCACGGTTCGTGCCTTGTTCACTATACAACCGGTCATGAATTCTAGGGCAGATGAATTTCCCATGCCATGACATAGGACTTGCCTATGGGTCATAACAGGCTAAGGACATAGTCCAGGACGACGTCAAGACTGATTCTCATTTGCTTTAAGGCGAATAATGCATTGGCTCTCCGTATAATGGCGCTGGAAGAGAAAAAAACAGTGCATCCAAATTCCCGTGACAACGACAATGGAGAGGAGGGGGTAGCTGGTGCAACAGTTGAAGACAACGGGGCACTCAGAAAAAGTGCGCCATACGCCGCAAGCACGTTCTATCCGAGAAGTAGTCTTTGGAGTAAATGATGGCCTGGTGTCTATAACGGGACTTGTCGTCGGGGTCAGCGCATCCCATATGGGGTCCCATCAAATTCTCGTGGCGGCTATCGCGGCGGTGGTGGCGGCATCGGTGGCGATGGGCTTAGGCCAATATTTATCCACGGTGGCCCAAAACGAGTATTTTTTGGCTGAACGTTCTCGGGAAATGAGGGAGGTCCATGAGATTCCCCAAGAAGAAGTGGCTGAAGTTGAAAGTATTTACCGGGCACAAGGATTTTCTCATGATCAAGTAGAAATGTTGACACGGCACATTACCGCAGACAAAGACCGCTGGGTGGACTTCATGATGAAAGAAGAACTAGGAATTGTCCTGGACAGCATGGATAATCCTTGGACCTCCGCCTTAGTTATGACCTTAGCGGTCATTGCGGGTTCTTTACCGCCAGTGCTCCCGTTTGTCATCGATACCAATACCACCACGGCATTGACATGGGCTATCGTTTTGGCCTCCGTGGCAGCGTTTTCCTTAGGTGTCCTCAAATCCATTGTTGGAAAGACGTCATGGATTAAAGGAGGCCTGCAGTTTTTCTTTGTCACTGCCGTAGCTATTGTTATCGGAATAGGTGCCGGACA
The Sulfobacillus thermosulfidooxidans DNA segment above includes these coding regions:
- a CDS encoding MFS transporter, coding for MNKARTVNRAYILIGKGFVMAHRFVSHQHANPSNSHSINTLPFTLAILLGVSLNAVNSSTISIAIPDILRQFHLTPHAIVWIISGFYLGSAITQPIAGDLGDILGYKRLVYLGLGLLLITALGAPFAPFYGILVLWRVIQAVSTSILYPNAIGLVRLYQSEKQGQFLGWIGMSIGISAAIGPTVGGFLVKTFDWRAIFWLNAPLVILTAALLWMGLRYVKPTSRGSLHALTHFDAAGTLLFVVTMVLWLIWSNSIKNSTDWLYLLAAIFFTILFIIVENHSMHPVIPVKLFRSQSFSLYSALTVTLNVVFYAGLFGIPTFLQDYRHWSVVDTALALFAMSAAMAVGSIWGGRFAQGSHRRLPLLWGTSIALLGSFFLVDLDQISIFMLLSGVILLGFGYAINNVVLQKAVIESVPAAHTGTIAGTYMLLRYLGAIVSAATLSVMLGTLSTSKTLFVILSLLSVLAVAGSFFTPLSQTHQDG
- a CDS encoding Hsp20/alpha crystallin family protein; the encoded protein is MTMWDELFRPLEQIDFVPATNIVKKDDEFAVVLAVPGYSEEQLSLSIDDNVLEIRAQGGATTDNEVYLRREIRQLPFRYRVELPERAQVDHISAELKAGLLTVRIPLQGKKVIPVKIHSVDTAKSLEA
- a CDS encoding VIT1/CCC1 transporter family protein, coding for MQQLKTTGHSEKVRHTPQARSIREVVFGVNDGLVSITGLVVGVSASHMGSHQILVAAIAAVVAASVAMGLGQYLSTVAQNEYFLAERSREMREVHEIPQEEVAEVESIYRAQGFSHDQVEMLTRHITADKDRWVDFMMKEELGIVLDSMDNPWTSALVMTLAVIAGSLPPVLPFVIDTNTTTALTWAIVLASVAAFSLGVLKSIVGKTSWIKGGLQFFFVTAVAIVIGIGAGHGLGALLT
- a CDS encoding GNAT family N-acetyltransferase — its product is MGLSALGPLTLEGQVVRLEPLNMTHFSGLLQAAQDSRIWPWLSMDLSDSKTLEKFIRLAMEQERRNWSYTFAVIMKDSGRIVGSTRYLDISRHDRTLEIGWTWYHPSVWGSKVNPECKYLLLRHAFVEWGAIRVVLKTDHLNQHSQRAIEKLGAVFEGRLRNHRIRPDGSIRDTLLYSIIDTEWPAVRETLLSRLDVSGTTV